Proteins from a genomic interval of Acidobacteriota bacterium:
- a CDS encoding SGNH/GDSL hydrolase family protein translates to MDDSSTFLNKRDYRKTPFKVGVALGESTTAGGTATRRELTWVHRLGQLIDEAQLEPVKMINSGLGANLISRRSPAYENSGKPSAMERYVKHVLAHRPDLVLVSYGLNDARGGTPLEAFLQDLGHILLDIKERSGALMVLVNAYYMTAFDQYPPFDRGSLESFIGFNAAMRHLAQECDVLYADVFEAQGMAPWMVDPDGVHANNLGHRVIANRVFEVLARNCSALSQSAVELRKTFQPWRDESVLRRR, encoded by the coding sequence ATGGACGATTCCTCGACGTTCCTGAACAAGCGAGACTACCGCAAGACTCCCTTTAAAGTTGGCGTAGCCCTGGGTGAAAGCACCACGGCCGGCGGAACGGCGACTCGACGGGAGCTGACCTGGGTCCACCGGCTGGGCCAGTTGATCGACGAGGCGCAACTGGAGCCGGTCAAGATGATCAACAGCGGATTGGGAGCCAACCTGATTTCCCGGAGAAGCCCTGCCTACGAAAACTCCGGGAAGCCCAGCGCCATGGAGCGTTACGTTAAGCACGTGTTGGCGCATCGACCGGACCTGGTGTTGGTTTCCTATGGGCTGAATGATGCCAGGGGAGGGACGCCTCTCGAGGCGTTCCTGCAGGACCTCGGGCATATCCTGCTGGACATCAAGGAGCGCAGCGGCGCCTTGATGGTGTTGGTGAATGCCTACTACATGACGGCCTTCGATCAATACCCGCCATTCGATCGAGGCAGCCTGGAGTCGTTCATAGGGTTCAATGCCGCCATGCGGCACTTGGCGCAGGAATGTGACGTGCTTTACGCCGATGTCTTCGAGGCCCAGGGAATGGCTCCCTGGATGGTTGACCCTGACGGTGTGCATGCCAATAACCTGGGGCACCGTGTGATAGCCAACCGTGTCTTCGAGGTCTTGGCCAGGAACTGCAGCGCCCTTTCCCAAAGTGCTGTCGAGTTGAGGAAAACCTTCCAACCCTGGCGAGACGAATCGGTGTTGCGCCGGCGGTGA
- a CDS encoding aldolase/citrate lyase family protein — protein sequence MRKSKVLKKFRSGEFARICGMGHFLPFFIRHAAHSQYDGIWFDLEHRTMNDREVQSILALCHLHDIDCMIRPSTREPARLYRYLEEGAAGFMFPFVNNAEVARQLVRAVKFPPLGDRGVDGAGMDADYTLAAWTPGADYCGEANRETFILAQIEAPEALDNVDEIAAVEGIDCLFVGPADLTRRMSSLPGAKPFVLDDAVRRVADAASRAGKAWGVTVPSLEALKKYRGMGGQVMPWGGDYFLVGVLDQCRRDMDGVLEPE from the coding sequence GTGAGAAAGAGTAAAGTCCTGAAAAAATTCCGCAGCGGAGAGTTCGCCCGGATCTGTGGAATGGGGCACTTCCTTCCCTTCTTCATCCGCCACGCCGCCCACTCTCAATACGACGGGATCTGGTTCGACCTGGAACACCGGACCATGAACGACAGAGAAGTGCAGTCCATTCTGGCCCTGTGTCATCTCCACGATATCGATTGCATGATCCGTCCCTCCACCCGCGAGCCCGCTCGGCTGTACCGTTACCTGGAAGAGGGAGCCGCCGGATTCATGTTTCCCTTTGTCAACAACGCGGAGGTCGCCAGGCAATTGGTCCGAGCGGTTAAATTTCCACCTCTGGGTGACCGTGGGGTCGACGGGGCGGGAATGGACGCCGACTACACCCTGGCTGCCTGGACACCGGGAGCCGACTACTGTGGGGAAGCCAACCGCGAGACCTTCATCCTGGCCCAGATCGAAGCCCCTGAGGCACTGGACAACGTGGACGAAATTGCTGCCGTGGAGGGGATCGACTGTCTTTTCGTAGGCCCCGCCGATCTCACCCGTCGCATGTCCAGCCTGCCCGGGGCCAAGCCGTTCGTTCTGGATGACGCCGTCCGGCGGGTGGCCGACGCGGCCAGCCGGGCCGGCAAGGCCTGGGGAGTCACAGTGCCCTCCCTGGAGGCCTTGAAAAAGTACCGCGGGATGGGAGGCCAGGTGATGCCCTGGGGAGGGGATTATTTTCTGGTTGGGGTCCTGGACCAATGCCGCAGAGACATGGATGGAGTGCTGGAGCCGGAATGA
- a CDS encoding phytanoyl-CoA dioxygenase family protein has translation MQPGLRKQLDEEGYVILRGLVEPQVVAEARADLDGLVDQLAAGLIQEGRAPSSLAEEPFETRIYRLFRDCLDQAPQSFRHELHLPGIFGYFFHPELLDLVESVLGGEIRLYPNYTVRPKLPDWEGTRIWWHQDGGYTHFVHTDDSVRHDDVEELRMLNVWSPLVPAREENGCMQFVPGSHKLGVVPHVSRRYYLEIVDPRYTPLFEKAVSIELDPGDVVLFSNLLFHQGLPNRSRTVRWNLDWRYQDARQPTLRQDQGHIARSRSRPASAVRSAEEWVRLEFR, from the coding sequence ATGCAACCTGGCTTAAGAAAGCAACTGGACGAAGAGGGCTATGTCATCCTGCGGGGGCTGGTGGAGCCGCAAGTGGTGGCCGAAGCCCGAGCCGATCTCGACGGGCTGGTCGACCAACTGGCTGCCGGGTTGATTCAGGAGGGACGGGCCCCGTCCTCCTTGGCGGAAGAGCCTTTCGAGACCCGGATCTACCGACTTTTCCGGGACTGCCTGGACCAGGCGCCCCAAAGCTTCCGCCACGAACTGCACTTGCCCGGAATCTTCGGCTATTTTTTTCATCCGGAGCTTCTCGACCTGGTGGAGTCGGTCTTGGGCGGCGAGATTCGCCTCTATCCCAACTACACCGTGCGTCCCAAGCTCCCCGACTGGGAGGGGACCCGCATCTGGTGGCACCAGGACGGCGGTTACACCCACTTCGTGCACACCGATGACAGTGTGCGGCACGATGACGTGGAGGAACTGCGAATGCTCAATGTCTGGTCGCCGCTGGTTCCGGCGCGGGAGGAGAACGGCTGCATGCAGTTCGTCCCCGGCAGCCACAAGCTGGGGGTGGTGCCCCACGTCAGTCGACGCTATTACCTGGAGATCGTGGACCCCAGGTATACGCCCCTTTTCGAAAAGGCCGTCTCCATCGAGCTGGACCCGGGAGACGTGGTGCTGTTCAGCAATCTCTTGTTTCACCAGGGATTGCCGAATCGAAGCCGGACGGTTCGCTGGAACCTGGACTGGCGCTATCAGGATGCCCGCCAGCCCACCCTGCGCCAGGACCAGGGACACATCGCCCGCAGCCGCAGCCGGCCGGCCAGCGCCGTGCGGAGCGCCGAAGAGTGGGTCCGGCTGGAATTCCGCTAG
- a CDS encoding cupin domain-containing protein: MPTRYLRIPLLGLFLLVFSLLPGLATERVFILKNEGEIVQYKIRDKQEEVKRVASYSDKDFPGVFPAASISMKRGNILSVYDRQRHLTGRLVYDPNADRLKLYDGNPGDRAGLSGRLLEQPNLDETFRQRSHMYFKDWNSAPRRDPLKSKFGKMTGSTYRDVFVLQGRVFGISGDHVYQLTDKKGESLVGGPRTALVLSGADLTGAAESPWGEAFIADAASDQLHRVFLREGELVAENPVKSPTLKSPSGLDFTASGELFVANGTANPHAVSRLKFNLSGFTRWWPRAGKGLDLDGSGALDVAVAEPVGYVISEKTHPIRQLSAEEAGGHFGISQVVYLAPQINSESAVIALVQYGPGGNTPVHYHPKMEQIEIVLEGKALWEVGEFEREVGPGDVIFTPRFVKHGYKVLGDKPFKFLQLEWRNIED; encoded by the coding sequence ATGCCGACGCGCTACCTGAGGATCCCGCTCTTGGGATTGTTTTTGCTGGTCTTTTCCCTGTTGCCCGGTCTGGCCACGGAACGGGTCTTTATCCTCAAGAACGAGGGGGAAATCGTCCAGTACAAGATCAGAGACAAGCAGGAAGAGGTCAAGCGGGTCGCTTCCTACAGCGACAAGGATTTCCCCGGTGTTTTTCCTGCCGCCTCGATCTCCATGAAGCGGGGCAATATCCTCTCGGTTTATGACCGCCAGCGGCATCTGACCGGCCGTCTGGTCTACGACCCGAACGCGGACCGGCTGAAGCTCTATGACGGCAATCCGGGGGATCGTGCCGGGCTGAGCGGGCGGCTCCTGGAACAACCGAACCTTGACGAGACCTTCCGCCAGCGCAGTCACATGTACTTCAAGGACTGGAACAGCGCGCCGCGTCGAGATCCATTGAAGAGCAAGTTCGGGAAGATGACGGGGAGCACCTACAGGGATGTCTTCGTGCTGCAGGGCCGGGTATTCGGGATCTCCGGCGATCACGTGTACCAGCTTACGGACAAGAAGGGAGAGTCCCTGGTGGGCGGTCCCCGAACCGCCCTGGTGTTGTCGGGGGCCGATCTAACGGGTGCTGCCGAAAGCCCCTGGGGCGAGGCCTTCATTGCCGATGCTGCTTCCGATCAGCTTCACCGTGTTTTTCTGAGGGAGGGAGAACTGGTGGCGGAGAACCCTGTAAAGAGTCCGACCCTGAAATCTCCCAGCGGTCTCGACTTCACGGCTTCCGGGGAACTGTTCGTCGCCAACGGCACGGCCAACCCTCACGCCGTATCCCGACTCAAGTTCAATCTGAGCGGCTTCACCCGTTGGTGGCCGCGGGCCGGGAAGGGATTGGATCTCGACGGGAGCGGCGCCCTGGATGTGGCGGTGGCGGAGCCGGTAGGGTACGTGATCTCCGAGAAGACCCATCCTATCCGGCAACTCAGCGCTGAAGAGGCCGGAGGGCACTTCGGTATTTCACAGGTAGTCTATCTCGCACCGCAAATCAACTCGGAATCGGCGGTCATCGCCCTGGTTCAGTACGGCCCCGGGGGAAACACCCCGGTCCATTACCATCCGAAAATGGAGCAGATCGAAATCGTGCTGGAGGGCAAAGCCCTGTGGGAGGTGGGCGAGTTCGAGCGCGAAGTCGGCCCGGGGGACGTCATCTTCACTCCCCGCTTCGTCAAGCACGGATACAAGGTGCTCGGGGACAAGCCCTTCAAGTTCCTGCAGTTGGAGTGGAGGAATATCGAGGATTAG